Proteins found in one Flavobacterium channae genomic segment:
- a CDS encoding ABC transporter ATP-binding protein: MKLLYSYIIKHKLLLFFALVMATINICFSLSDSIITGKLMQDCGVGLAKYKGNEMGFIKAVSFWLGLSLGAAMISRITKNFQDYFTNIVIQRTGAEMYTDGIKKSLDLPFEEFEDQRSGETLSKLTKVRSDSEKLITLSISLIFQTIIGFVFVIVYVAKIDSRISLIFLVTAPIIALVSSYLGKKIKVVSRKIVTQTNSLAGSTTESLRNIELVKSLGLTQQEEKRLNLNTLKILQLELQKIRFIRSLSFIQGTTVHFLRTCVVFTLYYFLFGEKILVGDLLTMVFFTFFIFGPLQELGNFIITLNETKVSMENFKALLNAPKEFRPSNPKNIGAITHLHFSNVSFQHKTAGQKAVENINFNIKKGETVAFVGPSGSGKTTLVKLLVGLYPPQEGQVLYNNTDSKEIDLLDLRKQLGFVTQDAQLFSGTIRENLLFVKPNATDEELYDVMKKASCQKLLDRADDGLNSTIGEGGIKVSGGEKQRLSIARAILRNPNLLIFDEATSALDSITEEEINETIRAISDHSRITVLIAHRLSTVMHADRIFVLEQGKIIEEGKHDDLVAEKGLYYAMWRQQIGERK, translated from the coding sequence ATGAAATTACTATATTCTTACATTATTAAGCACAAACTTTTATTGTTTTTTGCTTTGGTAATGGCTACAATTAATATTTGTTTTAGTTTGTCCGATTCAATTATCACTGGTAAATTAATGCAAGATTGTGGTGTTGGCTTGGCAAAATACAAAGGAAACGAAATGGGTTTTATTAAAGCCGTTTCTTTTTGGTTGGGATTGTCACTTGGTGCCGCTATGATTTCTCGAATCACCAAAAATTTCCAAGATTATTTTACCAATATTGTTATTCAAAGAACGGGTGCCGAAATGTACACAGATGGTATCAAGAAATCATTAGACTTGCCGTTTGAGGAATTTGAAGACCAACGAAGTGGTGAAACATTAAGTAAGTTAACAAAGGTTCGTTCCGATTCTGAAAAGTTAATTACTCTTTCTATTTCATTAATTTTTCAAACTATAATCGGATTTGTTTTTGTAATTGTTTACGTGGCTAAAATTGACTCAAGAATATCTTTGATATTTTTAGTTACTGCTCCAATTATTGCTTTAGTAAGTTCGTATTTAGGAAAGAAAATTAAAGTTGTTTCTCGGAAAATTGTAACGCAAACCAATTCTTTGGCAGGTTCTACAACAGAAAGTTTACGTAACATCGAGTTGGTAAAAAGTTTAGGATTAACCCAACAAGAAGAAAAACGTTTAAATCTAAATACGCTTAAAATTTTACAACTTGAATTGCAAAAAATAAGATTTATTCGAAGTTTGAGTTTTATTCAAGGAACAACTGTTCACTTTTTAAGAACCTGTGTTGTTTTTACCTTGTATTATTTCTTATTCGGAGAGAAAATTTTGGTTGGCGATTTGCTAACTATGGTTTTCTTTACCTTCTTTATTTTTGGACCACTTCAAGAATTGGGTAATTTTATCATTACGCTAAATGAAACAAAAGTTTCAATGGAGAACTTTAAAGCCTTGTTAAATGCTCCAAAAGAATTTCGTCCTAGTAATCCTAAGAATATTGGAGCAATTACACATTTGCATTTCTCAAATGTTTCTTTCCAACATAAAACAGCCGGACAAAAAGCTGTTGAGAATATCAACTTCAATATCAAAAAAGGGGAAACCGTTGCTTTTGTTGGTCCATCAGGTTCAGGAAAAACAACTTTGGTAAAACTATTAGTTGGATTATATCCACCACAAGAAGGACAGGTTTTGTATAATAACACCGATTCTAAAGAAATTGACTTGTTAGATTTAAGAAAGCAATTGGGATTTGTAACGCAAGATGCTCAGTTGTTCTCAGGAACTATTAGAGAAAACTTGTTGTTTGTAAAGCCAAATGCAACTGATGAAGAATTGTATGATGTAATGAAAAAAGCGAGTTGTCAAAAGCTTTTAGATCGTGCCGATGATGGTTTGAATTCTACAATTGGTGAAGGAGGAATAAAAGTTTCAGGAGGAGAAAAACAACGTTTGTCGATCGCAAGAGCTATTCTACGAAATCCTAATTTATTAATTTTTGATGAGGCAACTTCGGCTTTAGATTCTATAACGGAAGAAGAAATTAATGAAACGATTCGAGCAATTTCAGATCATAGTAGAATTACGGTTTTAATTGCTCATCGATTGTCTACGGTTATGCATGCCGATAGAATTTTTGTTTTAGAGCAAGGTAAAATCATCGAGGAAGGTAAACATGATGACTTAGTGGCCGAAAAAGGATTGTATTATGCTATGTGGCGCCAACAAATAGGTGAGAGAAAATAA
- a CDS encoding GSCFA domain-containing protein — protein sequence MQFRTQIPISKSENPINYTSKIVLLGSCFAENIGDKFQYFKFQTIVNPFGIIFNAVSLEKLIRRSVTKSYFTEEDVFFHNNLWHCFEVHSELSHPDKEVFLKSLNHLIYSTHQQLKDATHIIITLGTSWVYRLRQAQSDRNGIVANCHKVPQKEFTKELLTTEQTEESLKNCISLIHAINPNCNFTFTVSPVRHIKDGFTENTLSKAHLISAVHKIIKNNQLVNYFPAYEIMMDELRDYRFYAEDMLHPNQTAIDYIWIQFFENYVSESVFGLMNEICSIQKGLQHRPFNPNTESHQKFLNQLDLKIKAIKNQYPFIKFC from the coding sequence ATGCAATTCAGAACACAAATACCGATTTCTAAAAGTGAAAATCCAATTAACTATACTTCAAAAATAGTGTTGTTAGGTTCTTGTTTTGCTGAAAACATAGGAGATAAGTTTCAATACTTTAAATTTCAAACCATTGTTAATCCTTTTGGAATTATATTCAATGCGGTTTCATTAGAAAAACTAATTCGCAGAAGTGTCACAAAAAGTTATTTTACTGAAGAAGATGTTTTTTTTCATAACAATTTGTGGCATTGTTTTGAAGTACATTCTGAATTATCACATCCTGATAAAGAAGTGTTTTTAAAATCGCTAAATCATTTAATCTATTCAACTCATCAACAATTAAAGGATGCAACTCATATAATTATTACACTAGGAACATCTTGGGTGTATCGACTTCGACAAGCTCAGTCTGACAGAAACGGAATAGTTGCCAATTGCCATAAAGTACCACAAAAAGAATTCACAAAAGAATTACTTACTACAGAACAGACCGAGGAAAGCTTGAAAAATTGCATTTCATTAATACATGCTATTAATCCGAATTGTAATTTTACATTCACGGTTTCGCCTGTTCGTCATATAAAAGATGGTTTTACAGAAAACACATTGAGTAAAGCACATTTAATTTCGGCTGTTCATAAAATTATCAAAAACAATCAATTGGTTAATTATTTCCCAGCCTACGAAATTATGATGGACGAATTGCGCGATTATCGTTTTTATGCAGAAGATATGCTGCATCCGAATCAAACTGCAATCGATTATATTTGGATTCAATTCTTTGAAAATTATGTTTCTGAATCAGTGTTTGGGTTGATGAATGAAATTTGTTCTATTCAAAAAGGATTGCAACATCGTCCGTTTAATCCGAATACAGAAAGTCATCAGAAATTCTTAAATCAACTCGATTTAAAAATCAAAGCCATTAAAAATCAATATCCTTTTATAAAATTTTGTTAA
- a CDS encoding YbjN domain-containing protein — MNFDLSIIIKNHSYENFKIILVFYLFVLFFSVQFATAQKLVNASEVTPSLLKETCDNAYIEVLEVKDTYIKIKNTYSVYLDIDANKRFVTFSSVYNLVDGTSKKDALELVNKLNAEVALIKVYYSESTNTITYFYYFWTEGGFTQKSLISSLRLYKTALDLSLDKDTGKLIK, encoded by the coding sequence ATGAATTTTGATTTATCAATAATTATAAAAAATCACTCTTATGAAAACTTTAAAATTATCCTCGTTTTTTATCTATTTGTTTTATTCTTTTCTGTTCAATTCGCAACAGCTCAAAAATTAGTTAATGCATCGGAAGTTACACCATCTTTATTAAAAGAAACTTGCGACAATGCTTATATAGAAGTATTAGAGGTTAAGGACACTTATATAAAAATTAAAAACACCTATAGTGTTTATCTTGATATTGACGCCAACAAAAGATTCGTAACCTTTAGTAGCGTTTATAATCTTGTAGATGGTACTTCAAAAAAAGATGCTTTAGAATTAGTAAACAAATTAAATGCTGAAGTAGCGTTAATTAAAGTTTACTATTCAGAAAGTACAAACACCATTACTTATTTCTATTATTTTTGGACGGAAGGCGGATTTACACAAAAATCCTTAATTAGTTCTTTACGCCTTTATAAAACAGCATTGGATTTATCTTTAGATAAAGATACAGGTAAACTTATTAAATAA
- a CDS encoding outer membrane protein assembly factor BamB family protein, with the protein MKKSIIMYSLLVAIVGTTPATAQFGKLLDKVKGSGGSKKSGSLTTVWESEFGNKATRLAVNNNDGSYILGTDDNSASVLNGEGKLIWNGDYKNITTNKTNKCEFQFVIWKDNGGYLFLFDERKMGTDRVAVIDIASGKELWNSEQYQNLLPKGTKSEDGADQGELETVKYIYELDAFLISQKASVILVKANTGEKIWETNRFKGGVGKYIYDAKKNEIIMVNFKPTALGALFAGFKNQMVKLNANNGEIIWENTFMGTVEKELVTRRAILDLWIKGDKVYMYLDGLQVFNINTGQKLWESIYENDMDGGNGGMFSNTTQKKYYRTIADPLFTNNAVYIVMLGGRDRAKYVQKHDLESGKIMWTSEKITGAFSMPNIYRSGDKVIVQVGGKVQVQEYRKEQQPNIYGGTYTSLVPYIYWDYKAQKNSLIAIDDKTGTTSWRSERFDKRITDFIIHENKNVFVGDGDQFYCYDIASGKQIFDVKHNDAGVGKAKDVIDFGETVVVLSEKGLASYNKKDGSRAYATEKIKGVDYFYDVNGNYFLRDQRNSKNILHAIDMTNGDTKGSVQSKGKGGSPKYGDGLDITEDGEFIFAFKGKKVEKIKVNN; encoded by the coding sequence ATGAAAAAATCAATTATTATGTATTCTCTCCTTGTAGCAATAGTAGGAACTACTCCTGCAACTGCTCAATTTGGGAAGTTATTAGACAAAGTAAAAGGAAGTGGAGGTTCAAAAAAATCAGGAAGTCTTACTACGGTTTGGGAATCAGAATTTGGAAACAAAGCCACTCGATTAGCTGTAAACAACAATGATGGCTCTTATATTTTAGGAACTGATGACAACTCTGCTTCAGTATTAAATGGTGAAGGAAAGCTAATTTGGAATGGCGATTACAAAAATATTACCACCAACAAAACGAATAAATGTGAATTTCAATTCGTTATTTGGAAAGATAATGGAGGTTATTTGTTCTTGTTTGACGAAAGAAAAATGGGAACTGACCGAGTTGCTGTAATTGATATTGCTTCAGGAAAAGAATTATGGAATTCAGAACAATACCAAAATTTACTTCCAAAAGGAACAAAATCGGAAGACGGTGCTGACCAAGGGGAATTAGAAACTGTAAAATACATTTACGAATTGGATGCGTTTTTAATTTCTCAAAAAGCTTCTGTAATTTTAGTAAAAGCCAATACGGGAGAAAAAATTTGGGAAACCAATCGTTTCAAAGGTGGTGTTGGAAAATACATTTACGATGCTAAAAAGAATGAAATCATCATGGTGAACTTTAAACCAACGGCTTTAGGAGCTTTGTTTGCAGGTTTCAAAAATCAGATGGTGAAATTAAACGCGAATAATGGTGAAATCATTTGGGAAAACACTTTCATGGGAACGGTAGAAAAAGAATTAGTTACCAGAAGAGCCATCTTAGATTTATGGATTAAAGGTGATAAAGTTTACATGTATTTGGATGGATTACAAGTTTTCAATATCAATACAGGACAAAAACTTTGGGAATCGATCTATGAAAACGACATGGATGGTGGCAACGGAGGCATGTTCTCTAACACAACGCAAAAAAAATATTACAGAACAATTGCTGATCCATTATTTACAAACAATGCGGTTTACATTGTAATGTTAGGTGGAAGGGACCGAGCTAAATACGTTCAAAAACATGATTTAGAAAGTGGTAAAATCATGTGGACTTCTGAAAAAATTACAGGTGCTTTTTCTATGCCAAATATCTACAGATCGGGGGATAAAGTAATTGTTCAAGTTGGAGGAAAAGTACAAGTTCAAGAGTACAGAAAAGAACAACAACCAAATATTTATGGAGGAACTTACACTTCACTTGTTCCTTACATTTACTGGGATTATAAAGCGCAAAAAAATAGCTTAATAGCAATTGATGACAAAACAGGAACTACTTCATGGCGTTCTGAAAGATTTGACAAACGTATTACAGATTTCATTATTCATGAAAATAAAAATGTTTTTGTTGGAGATGGCGATCAATTCTATTGCTATGACATTGCTTCGGGAAAACAAATTTTTGATGTAAAACATAACGATGCTGGTGTTGGAAAAGCAAAAGACGTAATTGATTTTGGAGAAACTGTGGTAGTTTTATCTGAAAAAGGATTAGCATCATACAACAAAAAAGATGGTTCAAGAGCTTATGCAACTGAGAAAATTAAAGGAGTAGATTATTTCTATGATGTTAACGGAAACTACTTCTTACGCGACCAAAGAAACAGCAAAAACATTCTTCATGCAATTGATATGACAAATGGCGACACCAAAGGTTCTGTTCAATCGAAAGGAAAAGGTGGAAGTCCAAAATACGGTGACGGTTTAGACATTACCGAAGATGGAGAATTCATTTTTGCTTTCAAAGGCAAAAAAGTTGAGAAGATAAAAGTGAATAATTAA
- a CDS encoding tetratricopeptide repeat-containing sensor histidine kinase — protein sequence MKNTITYLFAIFISQLFTFSWSQTYTTKQIDSVLNMPYDDIVANTSKSLQLFNKILSDAKKQNYKLGIANSYDKMALCYFYQNKYDLQSKYIFMAIDYFNQLKQYDKVASLYGSYGYHLKKRNLDSGILYMQKGLKIGEKHNAEYELRAIYDNYGVLKEMKKEYDSAFLFYNKSLTLKEKANDKIGIPYSLNKIGMLQLTLKQFAKAKQNLDKAYQIRLEIDDKIGIAENLNFYGYYYFETKDHQKSIEYFNKALDYSKTYNYNYLTQDNYQKLSELYELNSDYKTALDNFKNYTIYKDSISNINLRIKQAELDTEFDTVRKEKEILTQKADLAVKNTYIVIIVSLLILSIIVGYFMLKNQKIKTLQLQKENELKDALLKIETQNRLQEQRLQISRDLHDNIGAQLTFIISSLDSLKYGFAGENPKLEDKLNRISSFTKETIYELRDTIWAMNKEEITIEDLKTRISNFIDNAQLSLNGIEFNFNFDTKSFKSFSSRDGMNIYRLIQEAVNNAIKHANASQINVSFKEVERKIKIIIQDNGKGFSTETTEIGNGLNSMKKRAKELNGDFTIETNKQGTSIYLSLHNLNNIN from the coding sequence ATGAAGAATACTATAACATACCTGTTTGCAATATTTATTTCACAGCTATTTACTTTTAGCTGGAGTCAAACCTATACCACAAAACAAATAGATTCGGTTTTGAATATGCCATACGATGACATTGTTGCGAATACTTCCAAGTCATTACAACTGTTCAATAAAATTTTATCCGATGCTAAAAAACAAAACTACAAATTAGGTATTGCCAACAGTTATGATAAAATGGCACTTTGTTATTTTTATCAAAATAAGTATGATTTACAATCCAAATATATTTTCATGGCAATTGATTATTTTAATCAATTAAAGCAATACGACAAAGTTGCCTCGCTTTATGGAAGTTATGGTTATCATTTAAAAAAACGCAACTTAGATTCTGGGATTTTGTACATGCAAAAAGGCTTGAAAATTGGTGAAAAACACAATGCAGAATACGAACTTAGAGCTATTTATGACAATTATGGTGTTTTAAAAGAAATGAAAAAAGAGTACGATAGTGCTTTTTTGTTCTACAATAAATCGCTGACTTTAAAAGAAAAAGCGAATGATAAAATTGGAATTCCGTATAGTTTGAATAAAATTGGAATGCTTCAATTGACTTTAAAACAATTTGCTAAAGCGAAACAAAATTTAGACAAAGCCTATCAAATTCGATTAGAGATTGATGATAAAATTGGAATTGCAGAAAACCTCAATTTCTATGGTTACTACTATTTTGAAACCAAAGACCATCAAAAATCAATTGAATATTTCAACAAAGCTCTCGATTATAGTAAAACTTACAATTACAATTATTTAACCCAAGACAATTATCAAAAATTATCTGAGTTGTACGAATTAAATTCCGATTATAAAACAGCATTGGATAATTTTAAAAACTATACTATTTATAAAGACAGCATTTCTAATATCAATCTTAGGATAAAACAAGCAGAACTTGATACCGAGTTTGACACAGTACGAAAAGAAAAGGAAATTTTAACTCAAAAAGCAGATTTAGCCGTTAAAAATACTTATATTGTAATCATTGTTTCACTCTTAATTTTATCAATAATTGTTGGGTATTTTATGCTAAAAAATCAAAAAATTAAAACCCTTCAATTGCAAAAAGAAAACGAATTAAAAGACGCATTACTTAAAATTGAAACTCAAAATCGTTTACAAGAACAAAGGCTACAAATTTCTAGAGATTTACATGATAATATTGGGGCACAATTAACCTTTATCATTTCATCTTTAGATTCTTTAAAATATGGATTTGCTGGCGAAAACCCTAAATTAGAAGATAAATTAAACCGAATTAGTTCATTCACCAAAGAAACCATTTACGAGTTACGCGATACAATTTGGGCAATGAATAAAGAAGAAATTACTATTGAAGATTTAAAAACAAGAATTTCAAATTTTATCGATAATGCCCAACTTTCTTTAAACGGAATTGAATTCAATTTTAACTTTGACACTAAATCTTTCAAATCGTTTTCTTCGCGAGATGGAATGAATATTTATCGTTTAATTCAGGAAGCAGTAAATAACGCTATAAAACATGCTAATGCAAGTCAAATAAATGTTAGCTTTAAGGAAGTTGAAAGAAAGATTAAAATCATCATTCAAGATAATGGAAAAGGTTTTAGTACTGAAACAACTGAAATTGGAAATGGATTAAACTCTATGAAAAAAAGAGCCAAAGAATTAAATGGAGATTTCACTATTGAAACTAATAAACAAGGAACAAGTATCTATTTAAGTTTGCATAATTTAAACAACATAAATTAG
- a CDS encoding response regulator transcription factor, with amino-acid sequence MQKNIKTVIVDDNTFLIKAIQEKLSFFDDIQIKFTALDGSDLITKISSNHNVDVILMDIEMPVLNGIEATEIIKNKYPHIKVIMLTVFDNDENIFNAIKAGADGYLLKEVDPKTLYEGIVDTLNGGAAMNPSIALKTLKLLRNPIDLNNKKEEEIIKLSAREIDVLEQLSKGLNYINIAENLFLSPSTVRKHIENIYTKLQVHNKLEAVQKAKKNNLI; translated from the coding sequence ATGCAAAAAAACATCAAAACAGTTATCGTTGACGACAATACATTCCTAATCAAAGCCATTCAGGAAAAACTATCATTTTTTGACGATATTCAAATAAAATTCACGGCTCTTGACGGATCTGATTTAATTACTAAAATAAGTTCAAATCATAATGTTGATGTTATTTTGATGGATATCGAAATGCCTGTTTTAAACGGAATTGAAGCCACCGAAATCATAAAAAATAAATATCCTCACATCAAAGTTATCATGCTAACCGTTTTTGATAATGATGAAAATATTTTTAATGCCATAAAAGCTGGAGCTGATGGCTATTTACTTAAAGAAGTGGATCCAAAAACTCTTTACGAGGGAATTGTTGATACTTTAAATGGTGGTGCTGCAATGAATCCTTCGATTGCTTTAAAAACATTAAAGCTTCTTAGAAATCCTATCGATTTGAACAATAAAAAAGAAGAAGAAATCATCAAACTTTCTGCTCGAGAGATTGATGTTTTGGAACAACTTAGCAAAGGATTAAACTACATAAACATTGCTGAGAATTTGTTTTTATCTCCTTCAACAGTAAGAAAACACATTGAAAATATTTATACAAAACTTCAAGTTCACAACAAATTAGAAGCGGTTCAAAAAGCCAAGAAAAACAATCTTATTTAA
- a CDS encoding ABC-F family ATP-binding cassette domain-containing protein, producing the protein MLNIHNLSVSFGGTYLFEEVTFRLGSGDRVGLVGKNGAGKSTMLKMLAGDFKPDSGTIATEKEVKIGFLRQDIDFVKGRTVLEEAYMAFEEIKKAEFRIDEINHQLVTRTDYESQEYSDLIEELSDVTHHYEVLGGYNYVGDTEKILLGLGFKREDFDNQTDTFSGGWRMRIELAKLLLQSNDILLLDEPTNHLDIESIIWLEGFLRNFPGVVVIVSHDKMFLDNVTNRTIEISLGKAYDFSKPYSEYLVLRQEIREKQLATQKNQAKKIEETEKLIEKFRAKASKASMAQSLIKKLDKVERIEVDEDDNSVMNISFPVSQTPGRVVVEAEHVTKAYGDKVILKDISLLVERGSKVAFVGQNGQGKSTFMKAIVNEFEFQGSIKLGHNVQLGYFAQNQAEYLDGEKTLLDTMLEAATDTNRSKVRDMLGAFLFRGDDVEKKVKVLSGGERNRLALCKLLLQPINVLVMDEPTNHLDIKSKNVLKAALQQFEGTLLLVSHDRDFLQGMSNIVYEFKDQKIREYLGDINFFLEQKNAMNMREIEKKDVVVNAQSQNAKAVKSISYEDQKKAKALQNKLSKIESQIQQLEKAIQADDKALAANYDKHIEDATFFAAYEKKKKELEQLLEDWETVQLEIEMLNS; encoded by the coding sequence ATGCTAAACATACATAATTTATCGGTTTCTTTTGGAGGAACTTATCTTTTTGAAGAAGTAACTTTTCGTTTAGGTTCTGGAGATAGAGTAGGTCTTGTAGGAAAAAATGGTGCGGGAAAATCAACTATGTTGAAAATGCTTGCGGGAGATTTTAAACCAGATAGCGGAACTATTGCAACTGAAAAAGAAGTAAAAATAGGGTTTCTTCGTCAAGATATTGATTTTGTGAAGGGAAGAACTGTTTTAGAAGAAGCTTATATGGCTTTTGAAGAAATTAAAAAAGCCGAATTCCGTATCGATGAAATCAATCATCAATTAGTAACAAGAACCGATTATGAAAGTCAAGAATATTCAGACTTAATTGAAGAATTAAGTGATGTTACACATCATTATGAAGTGCTTGGTGGATATAATTATGTAGGAGATACCGAAAAAATTCTTTTGGGATTAGGATTTAAAAGAGAAGATTTCGATAATCAAACAGATACTTTTTCTGGAGGTTGGAGAATGCGTATTGAATTAGCCAAATTATTATTACAATCGAATGATATTTTACTTCTGGATGAGCCTACTAACCACTTGGATATTGAAAGTATTATTTGGTTAGAAGGGTTTTTACGTAATTTTCCAGGAGTTGTTGTAATTGTTTCACACGATAAAATGTTTTTGGATAATGTTACCAATAGAACTATCGAAATTTCATTAGGGAAAGCTTACGATTTCAGTAAACCGTATTCTGAATACTTAGTTTTACGTCAGGAAATTCGTGAAAAACAATTGGCTACTCAGAAAAATCAGGCTAAGAAAATTGAAGAAACAGAAAAGTTAATCGAGAAATTCAGAGCTAAAGCATCAAAAGCTTCGATGGCGCAATCGCTAATTAAAAAATTAGATAAAGTTGAGCGTATTGAAGTAGACGAAGATGATAATTCGGTAATGAATATTTCGTTTCCGGTTTCTCAAACTCCAGGTAGAGTAGTTGTAGAGGCAGAACATGTTACAAAGGCTTATGGAGATAAGGTTATTTTAAAAGACATTTCTTTATTAGTTGAAAGAGGTAGTAAAGTCGCATTCGTAGGACAAAATGGTCAAGGAAAATCGACTTTTATGAAAGCCATTGTGAATGAATTTGAGTTTCAAGGTTCGATTAAGTTAGGCCACAATGTGCAATTGGGATATTTTGCTCAAAATCAAGCGGAGTATTTAGATGGTGAAAAAACATTATTAGATACAATGCTAGAAGCGGCAACTGATACCAATCGTTCAAAAGTGCGCGATATGTTAGGGGCTTTTTTATTCCGTGGTGATGATGTAGAGAAAAAAGTAAAAGTGCTTTCGGGAGGAGAACGAAATCGTTTAGCACTATGTAAATTGCTTTTACAGCCAATTAATGTTTTGGTTATGGATGAACCAACGAATCACTTGGATATTAAGTCTAAAAACGTTTTAAAAGCCGCTTTACAGCAATTTGAAGGAACATTGTTGCTTGTTTCTCACGATCGTGATTTCTTGCAAGGAATGTCAAATATTGTATATGAATTCAAAGACCAAAAAATCAGAGAATATTTAGGTGATATCAATTTCTTCTTAGAACAGAAAAACGCTATGAATATGCGTGAAATTGAAAAGAAAGATGTTGTAGTGAATGCTCAATCTCAAAATGCGAAAGCTGTAAAAAGTATCTCATACGAAGATCAAAAGAAGGCGAAAGCGCTTCAAAATAAGTTAAGTAAAATTGAAAGCCAAATTCAGCAATTAGAAAAAGCTATTCAAGCAGATGATAAAGCTTTAGCTGCGAATTATGATAAACATATTGAAGATGCTACGTTTTTTGCAGCTTATGAAAAGAAGAAAAAAGAACTAGAACAATTATTAGAAGATTGGGAAACAGTTCAATTAGAAATTGAAATGCTGAACAGTTAA
- a CDS encoding DUF983 domain-containing protein, giving the protein MLKKGSKLNSILTGSCPTCQEESMYLDKNPYNVTNVYKMHENCSHCGTKYKMEPSFFYGAMYVSYALGIAFGVAAFVITYFFIGEQSLITNFIIIIATLVVFMPVIMRLSRNIWINMFISYDKDWEKHKDEKKPTLR; this is encoded by the coding sequence ATGTTAAAAAAAGGATCCAAATTAAATAGTATTTTAACAGGAAGTTGTCCAACTTGCCAAGAAGAAAGCATGTATTTAGACAAAAATCCGTATAATGTTACAAATGTTTATAAAATGCACGAAAATTGCAGCCATTGTGGAACAAAATACAAAATGGAGCCATCGTTTTTTTATGGTGCCATGTATGTAAGTTATGCACTAGGAATTGCTTTTGGAGTTGCTGCATTTGTTATCACATATTTTTTTATTGGTGAACAAAGTTTGATTACCAATTTCATAATTATTATTGCAACACTTGTAGTTTTCATGCCCGTTATCATGAGATTATCTCGCAACATATGGATCAACATGTTTATAAGCTATGATAAAGATTGGGAAAAACATAAAGATGAGAAAAAACCAACTTTACGATAA